One window of the Candidatus Baltobacteraceae bacterium genome contains the following:
- a CDS encoding tetratricopeptide repeat protein — MAGWIRACFLLALAISMQGPAFAAAPRVHTVKQIFLDGKRAATAQVTVTRGTSVRHTLQLGETILDGTRIDVPAHVVAVIASTGGKSTITLEPGASITFVSTGAGELVKRNGGNMTFDIVPHSLNFFQVQSGVALSASVPGTVFSITGSDGSVTFACTRGEINVSKTGYLVIGTASPFKATLTDVVAAAGMSHITYHPTGTWFLAKFSNYAQAEAYYERQLVLARKSKDSNAIAVALRNLATVQWHAGEYHAGIQSFGTALAVERERRNLVGEANALKGIAVIEDTQGDHAQALRTFAQALALYRQENDREGEEAVLSNTAVTADEEGREDDALRLQSQAYALSRALGDRDSEAYDLIDMGNVRIHQGRYATAAELNKEALALLVPLHDAYGQGLDESNLGLIASQQGRYATALQWFAQALSLDRTLGDLDGEAIILGNIGNAQQHLGKYPEALNAEEQSLGLYRRIGDRGNEGYALIGIGLIQMFEGRYAEALQAGEQSFVLGGAVNEPEIEEGGLLDVALVQWREGQYDAASATSQKSLAVSKPIGGDDEGSALVVLGYVQNSLGQYSAAMSSEQQALTLVQKAGDVDGQGDALSGLGLALLGLGTDADALASEQHALSLYRTVSDQDGQGRALDDLGRVQTAQAAYADAMRSLQAALKIFRYIGDPHGVADSLADIGAIDEKQLQYGDALQSYQQALALYQQVGDHFNAPKIAQALARVQALLHAEASPTP, encoded by the coding sequence ATGGCCGGCTGGATACGCGCCTGCTTTTTGCTCGCCCTCGCGATATCGATGCAGGGACCTGCGTTCGCGGCGGCGCCGCGCGTGCATACGGTCAAGCAAATCTTCCTGGACGGGAAGCGGGCGGCGACGGCCCAGGTGACGGTAACCCGCGGAACATCCGTGCGGCACACGCTGCAGCTCGGGGAAACGATCCTAGATGGGACACGCATCGACGTGCCCGCCCACGTAGTCGCTGTTATCGCGAGCACCGGCGGCAAGAGCACGATTACCCTCGAGCCGGGGGCCAGTATCACGTTCGTGAGCACCGGGGCGGGCGAACTCGTGAAGCGCAACGGCGGGAACATGACGTTCGACATCGTGCCCCACAGTCTCAATTTCTTTCAAGTCCAGTCCGGCGTGGCGCTCTCGGCTTCGGTCCCCGGAACGGTATTTTCGATAACCGGAAGCGACGGAAGCGTGACGTTCGCGTGTACGCGGGGCGAGATCAACGTCAGCAAGACGGGATACCTCGTCATCGGCACGGCCTCACCGTTCAAAGCGACGCTCACGGACGTGGTCGCGGCGGCAGGAATGTCGCACATCACCTATCATCCCACCGGCACATGGTTCTTGGCGAAGTTTTCGAACTACGCGCAGGCAGAAGCGTACTACGAACGGCAGCTCGTGTTGGCGCGCAAGAGCAAGGACTCCAATGCAATCGCGGTTGCGCTTCGAAATCTTGCCACAGTCCAGTGGCACGCCGGCGAATATCATGCGGGGATCCAATCGTTCGGCACGGCACTTGCGGTCGAACGCGAGCGCCGCAACCTCGTCGGCGAGGCGAACGCGCTCAAGGGTATTGCGGTGATCGAAGATACACAAGGCGATCATGCGCAGGCGCTTCGCACGTTTGCTCAAGCCCTCGCCCTTTATCGACAGGAGAACGATCGCGAGGGAGAAGAGGCAGTTCTTAGCAACACTGCAGTTACGGCGGATGAAGAGGGCCGCGAGGACGACGCACTGCGTTTGCAAAGTCAAGCTTACGCGTTGAGTCGCGCGCTCGGCGATCGAGACTCCGAGGCCTACGACCTTATCGACATGGGAAACGTCCGCATCCATCAGGGCCGGTACGCCACCGCAGCGGAACTGAATAAAGAGGCGCTCGCGTTGCTCGTTCCCCTCCACGATGCTTACGGGCAAGGACTGGATGAAAGCAATCTTGGCTTGATCGCTTCGCAGCAGGGCCGGTACGCCACTGCGCTCCAGTGGTTTGCGCAGGCACTTTCGCTCGACCGCACGTTGGGAGATCTCGACGGCGAGGCGATCATTCTCGGTAATATCGGGAACGCGCAACAACATCTGGGCAAATACCCGGAGGCGTTGAATGCCGAGGAGCAATCGCTTGGGCTCTATCGCCGAATCGGCGACCGCGGGAACGAGGGTTACGCGCTCATCGGTATCGGCCTGATCCAAATGTTCGAAGGGCGCTACGCGGAGGCACTGCAAGCGGGGGAACAGTCATTCGTGCTCGGGGGAGCCGTCAACGAACCCGAAATCGAAGAAGGCGGTCTTCTCGATGTCGCGCTGGTCCAATGGCGCGAGGGGCAATACGATGCAGCGTCGGCGACATCGCAAAAGAGCCTTGCGGTTAGCAAACCGATCGGCGGCGACGACGAGGGAAGCGCTTTGGTCGTGCTGGGTTACGTGCAAAACAGCCTGGGTCAATATTCAGCCGCAATGAGTTCGGAGCAACAGGCGCTGACGCTCGTACAGAAGGCGGGGGACGTCGACGGCCAAGGCGATGCGCTCAGTGGATTGGGCCTCGCGCTGCTTGGCCTGGGAACCGACGCCGATGCGCTTGCCTCCGAGCAGCACGCGCTCTCCCTCTATCGTACCGTTTCCGACCAGGACGGTCAGGGGCGTGCCCTCGATGACTTGGGCCGAGTTCAAACCGCGCAAGCTGCGTACGCAGACGCAATGCGATCGCTCCAAGCCGCGCTAAAGATTTTCCGCTACATTGGCGATCCTCACGGCGTGGCCGACTCGCTCGCCGACATCGGCGCGATCGACGAAAAACAATTGCAGTACGGCGACGCTCTGCAATCGTACCAGCAGGCGCTCGCACTCTATCAGCAAGTCGGGGACCACTTCAACGCTCCGAAGATTGCGCAGGCTCTCGCCCGCGTTCAGGCTCTTCTGCACGCAGAAGCGAGCCCCACCCCGTAG